One region of Wyeomyia smithii strain HCP4-BCI-WySm-NY-G18 chromosome 3, ASM2978416v1, whole genome shotgun sequence genomic DNA includes:
- the LOC129729043 gene encoding zinc finger protein 768-like: MLKRNTEGKVATSLSTLGREVDATGQTVKKHQAKMNIHVRKRLSIFPANQVDFSGKSRRGGGDEQRAQSHSGWQQLAGHFVYYFPHKGKSTELPSPSLQIQAFKSKPPCSSLQVQASKFKPSSPSPHVQASKSKGPSPSLQDQGSKFEPPSPSFQVQASKSKLPSPSLQVQASKSKLSSPSPSPNLQIQAIQASSQSFQFQASKFKPPSPSIHVQASKFKPPWPSLQIQSSKSKSPSPSL, encoded by the exons atgctgaagaggaacaCCGAGGgtaaagtggctacatcgctgagTACGCTTGGCAGGGAGGTCGATGCAACCGGACAAACGGTGAAAAAGCACCAGGCGAAAAtgaacatacatgtcaggaagcggttGTCGATCTTTCCGGCAAatcaagtcgatttttccggcaaatcgcgccgtggcggtggtgatgaacAACGAGCCCAAtctcactctggatggcaacaactggcagggcacttcgtatatTACTTCCCTCACAAAGGAAAGAGCACCGAG CTTCCAAGTCCAAGCCTCCAAATACAAGCCTTCAAGTCTAAGCCTCCATGTTCAAGCCTCCAAGTTCAAGCCTCCAAGTTCAAGCCTTCAAGTCCAAGCCCCCATGTTCAAGCCTCTAAGTCCAAGGGTCCAAGTCCAAGCCTCCAAGACCAAGGCTCCAAGTTCGAGCCTCCAAGTCCAAGCTTCCAAGTCCAAGCCTCCAAGTCCAAGCTTCCAAGTCCGAGCCTCCAAGTTCAAGCCTCCAAGTCCAAGCTTTCAAGTCCAAGCCCAAGTCCAAACCTTCAAATACAAGCCATCCAAGCTTCAAGTCAGAGCTTCCAATTCCAAGCCTCTAAGTTCAAGCCTCCAAGTCCAAGCATCCATGTTCAAGCCTCTAAGTTCAAGCCTCCATGGCCAAGCCTCCAAATCCAATCTTCCAAGTCTAAGTCTCCAAGTCCAAGCCTCTAA